The region TTTGAACGCTTCTCATTAAAACATCCTTTCCACTATTGCTGACACACATAGCCACCCCCTTTTTGTTCGAGATGTCAGCAGGCAAACCTTGTTATAACGCAGTCACGTCTTACATGAAAACAAATTCGTTATATCCGGTATTCATTGTAAGCGTATATTGGTTACATGCTGATATCGGTGAAAAACATTTGAGATTTTCTCCATCACATTAAGGTTTGACTGTACCATCCACAACCTGAGTGTGCACTTTCAtttgtccatttttttttcttttattctatGTGACACGCAGAAGTGCTGGCGGAGCTGGAGCAGCAGAAGGGCCTGCTGGGCAGGCGCGACCTGGATGTCGGACGCAAGAAGGTGATGCTGCAGATCCAGCATTCGCTCATCAAGTCGCAGGAGCTCGGGGACGACAAGCTGCAGCTGTTGCAGCAGATCCAGGACCTAATCGAGAACAAGGTGCGCCAGCTCGACCAGGACTACCGCAACCTTGACCACGAACCCGAGACGCGAGAGGCAAAGCGGTCGCGGCGCCAACGGGGCCACGACGACGAACAGACGCCCGCGCCACATCCAACGTGCGGCCGGCGGCAGCCGAAGAAAAAGCGGCGCCGGGGAGCCTCGAACTCGGCCGGCCACCAGCAAGGGCACCAGCAGGGACAGCAGGGTCACCAGCAGAGGGGTGGCGGTGGTGTGCCGTCACCAGCCGAGCCGCCCATCGACCCCGATGAGCCCACCTACTGCCTCTGTGAGCAGGTCTCCTTTGGAGAAATGATCTGTTGCGACAATGAGGAGTGCAGCATCGAATGGTTCCACTTCTCCTGCGTTATGCTCACCACAAAGCCAAAGGGCCGGTGGTACTGCCCCCGGTGTCGAGGTGACCGCAGCAACCAGATG is a window of Dermacentor silvarum isolate Dsil-2018 chromosome 4, BIME_Dsil_1.4, whole genome shotgun sequence DNA encoding:
- the LOC119448701 gene encoding inhibitor of growth protein 1-like translates to MVLLRRRRLGASSCVSSSWFPEAFNITSKEGSSWDVALNQAAVEALYSAAYIEDYLDCVENLPDDVQRNLSQLRELDVKYQEVLAELEQQKGLLGRRDLDVGRKKVMLQIQHSLIKSQELGDDKLQLLQQIQDLIENKVRQLDQDYRNLDHEPETREAKRSRRQRGHDDEQTPAPHPTCGRRQPKKKRRRGASNSAGHQQGHQQGQQGHQQRGGGGVPSPAEPPIDPDEPTYCLCEQVSFGEMICCDNEECSIEWFHFSCVMLTTKPKGRWYCPRCRGDRSNQMKPKGS